In Trichocoleus sp. FACHB-46, the following proteins share a genomic window:
- a CDS encoding ABC transporter ATP-binding protein — MRQLFPNHHRTKIDDPITESLPATALVAHHLCKSYGDRAVVQDVSFTLEAGEILGFLGPNGAGKTTTIGMLYGAVIPDRGFVQLDRWQVQTQGQQARSRMGIVTQEDNLDPELTVFENLVFFANYYRITGQAARLRAGELLAQVGLQEYGKYKPDELSGGLKRRAVLARALINRPHIVFLDEPTTGLDPDARQEFWKLVSQLKQDGCGVLLTTHYMDEVQRLCDRLILLQQGQVLDQGTSAALIERIIGAEVVEVAGVAESVLQQLATQAGVWCSPFGSSYLLALPAHEPDQLWQQLGGIQLTSLTRRRANLEDVFLRLTGRSLQ, encoded by the coding sequence ATGCGTCAACTCTTCCCAAATCATCATCGAACGAAGATTGACGATCCGATCACCGAATCTTTACCAGCAACGGCATTAGTTGCCCATCACTTGTGCAAGTCCTATGGCGATCGCGCTGTGGTGCAAGATGTCTCATTCACGCTGGAAGCTGGCGAGATCTTGGGCTTTCTGGGGCCAAATGGGGCTGGTAAAACCACCACAATCGGGATGCTTTACGGCGCGGTGATTCCCGATCGCGGTTTCGTGCAGCTCGATCGTTGGCAGGTACAAACACAAGGGCAGCAAGCTCGCTCCCGCATGGGCATTGTCACCCAGGAAGACAATCTTGACCCAGAGCTGACAGTATTTGAAAATCTTGTCTTTTTTGCCAACTACTACCGCATCACAGGGCAAGCGGCTCGTCTGCGCGCAGGAGAATTATTGGCTCAAGTTGGGCTGCAAGAGTACGGCAAATATAAGCCTGACGAACTTTCTGGTGGATTGAAGCGACGGGCGGTTTTGGCAAGAGCGTTGATTAACAGACCCCATATTGTGTTTCTAGATGAACCAACGACTGGACTCGACCCTGATGCACGGCAGGAGTTTTGGAAGTTGGTCAGTCAACTCAAGCAGGATGGCTGTGGAGTGCTGTTGACAACTCACTATATGGATGAAGTGCAGCGCTTGTGCGATCGCCTAATACTGCTCCAGCAAGGTCAGGTACTTGATCAGGGCACATCAGCAGCATTGATTGAGCGCATTATTGGGGCAGAAGTTGTGGAGGTTGCTGGCGTTGCCGAATCGGTGCTGCAACAACTGGCAACGCAAGCAGGTGTGTGGTGCAGTCCCTTCGGTAGTAGTTATTTACTCGCATTGCCAGCCCATGAACCTGATCAGCTCTGGCAACAACTGGGAGGTATACAGCTAACCAGTCTGACTCGTCGCCGCGCCAATTTAGAAGATGTCTTTCTACGGCTGACAGGTAGGTCTCTACAATGA
- a CDS encoding ABC transporter permease, which translates to MKIRSTVTLWGVYSVWRRHLKVFQNTWIVNFLPPILEPIVYLVSFGVGLTPLIGKVNYEGQTISYLTFLAPGMIAAGALYPSFFEGSYGTFIRLRFEKIWQAMLTAPLTFTEVFLGDWLWAATRGTVVGFMTGMVAVVWGLYSFWHLVLSLPLIFLGSLLFAAIGLFTAGCVKTMDQVNIPVFLLIIPMFTFCGTYFPRNTLPPLLKTITGFFPLSAFTDLLRWSLGLPNFWLWELLWMLLCTTVFGVLAWRRIYPQLFR; encoded by the coding sequence ATGAAAATTCGCTCAACCGTTACGCTTTGGGGAGTCTATTCTGTCTGGCGACGACATCTGAAAGTGTTTCAAAACACTTGGATTGTCAACTTCTTGCCACCAATTCTAGAGCCGATCGTGTACTTAGTCTCGTTTGGTGTTGGCTTAACGCCACTCATTGGCAAGGTGAATTACGAAGGGCAAACTATTAGCTATCTCACCTTTCTCGCTCCTGGCATGATCGCTGCTGGGGCACTCTATCCATCGTTCTTTGAAGGGTCTTACGGCACGTTCATCCGATTGCGTTTTGAGAAGATTTGGCAGGCCATGTTGACGGCTCCTTTAACCTTCACAGAAGTATTTTTGGGTGATTGGCTGTGGGCAGCAACTCGCGGCACAGTAGTCGGCTTTATGACAGGCATGGTAGCCGTTGTCTGGGGGCTCTACTCGTTTTGGCACCTAGTCTTGTCACTACCCTTAATTTTCTTGGGAAGCTTGTTGTTCGCCGCGATCGGACTATTCACGGCTGGTTGCGTTAAAACGATGGATCAGGTGAACATCCCTGTTTTTCTGCTCATTATCCCGATGTTTACCTTCTGCGGTACTTACTTTCCGAGAAATACTTTACCACCCCTCCTGAAAACTATTACCGGATTTTTCCCTCTCTCTGCGTTTACTGATCTGTTGCGCTGGTCTTTGGGATTACCCAATTTCTGGCTATGGGAATTGCTGTGGATGTTGCTGTGCACTACCGTCTTTGGTGTTTTAGCCTGGCGGCGTATTTATCCTCAGCTCTTCCGCTAA